Proteins co-encoded in one Betaproteobacteria bacterium genomic window:
- the soxB gene encoding thiosulfohydrolase SoxB codes for MHRREFLQALALASISGSLTAPALASNASPLYRLPERKRVASLIHLTDCHAQLLPVHHREPSINIGVGESAGRPQHLTGEALLRHYGLRRGSRLAHAFTHLDFEELARRYGKMGGFAHLATLVKSIQSQRQGAILVDGGDSWQGSAAALWTRGADMVAASKLLGVKVMTGHWEFTLGAERVMDLIQHDMLGSIDFIAHNVFTRDFGDRVFSPFIIKEIDGMDVAIIGQAYPYTPIANPQHLIPDWTFGIHEQSLRETINEVRRFKVAAIVLLSHNGVDVDLKLASRVEGLTAILGGHTHDPLPKPIRVKNNGGETLVANAGSNGKFIGVLDIFSSHGKTACDYSLMPVFSGLLEPDTEMTALVARIRQPFERSLGQVLAVTDDLLYRRGNFNGSLDEIILGCLQQSQDAEIAVSPGFRWGTTLLPGSEITVEDVMAQTAITYPGITVRNLTGAEIKDALEDIADNLFNPDPYYRQGGDMVRTGGLSYTCIPRASIGKRIENLRIDEIPMDADRTYRVAGWASVVETESAGAPVWEPLQDYLIRRGTVNIKSVNIPKLR; via the coding sequence ATGCACCGCCGTGAATTTCTGCAGGCGCTGGCGCTCGCCTCGATCTCCGGGAGTCTGACTGCACCCGCACTTGCCAGCAACGCCTCGCCGCTATATCGCCTACCGGAACGCAAGCGTGTTGCCAGTCTGATCCATCTCACTGATTGCCACGCGCAGTTGCTGCCGGTCCATCATCGCGAGCCCAGCATCAATATCGGCGTCGGCGAATCAGCAGGCAGGCCGCAGCATCTGACCGGCGAAGCGCTGCTGCGACACTACGGACTGCGGCGCGGCTCCCGCCTCGCCCACGCATTTACGCACCTCGACTTCGAGGAACTGGCGAGGCGATACGGCAAGATGGGCGGCTTCGCTCACCTCGCCACTCTGGTGAAATCAATCCAGTCGCAGCGCCAGGGAGCAATACTCGTGGACGGCGGGGACAGCTGGCAGGGTTCGGCCGCTGCATTGTGGACACGCGGCGCCGACATGGTCGCGGCCAGCAAGTTGCTTGGCGTCAAAGTCATGACGGGGCACTGGGAATTCACCCTGGGCGCTGAACGGGTCATGGATTTGATCCAGCATGACATGCTGGGTTCGATCGATTTCATTGCCCACAATGTTTTCACGCGCGATTTCGGGGATCGCGTGTTCTCGCCGTTCATCATCAAGGAGATCGACGGCATGGATGTGGCAATCATCGGGCAAGCCTACCCGTATACCCCGATCGCCAATCCTCAGCATTTGATCCCGGACTGGACCTTCGGCATTCATGAACAATCTTTGCGTGAAACCATAAACGAAGTTCGCCGGTTCAAGGTGGCGGCCATCGTGCTGCTTTCGCATAACGGTGTTGATGTCGATTTGAAGCTAGCCAGTCGTGTCGAAGGCCTGACAGCGATTCTGGGCGGCCATACTCATGACCCGCTGCCAAAACCAATCCGGGTCAAAAACAACGGGGGCGAAACACTGGTCGCCAATGCAGGATCGAACGGCAAGTTCATCGGGGTACTCGACATCTTTTCCAGCCACGGCAAAACCGCCTGCGACTATTCACTGATGCCGGTATTTTCCGGTCTGCTGGAGCCCGATACCGAAATGACCGCACTTGTTGCCCGGATCAGACAGCCTTTCGAACGGTCCCTGGGGCAGGTTCTGGCGGTCACCGACGATCTGCTTTATCGCCGCGGCAATTTCAACGGTTCCCTCGACGAAATAATTCTCGGCTGTCTCCAGCAATCGCAGGATGCGGAGATTGCGGTGTCGCCTGGATTTCGATGGGGCACAACCTTGTTGCCCGGATCTGAGATTACGGTCGAGGATGTGATGGCGCAGACGGCCATTACTTATCCTGGAATCACGGTGCGCAATCTCACTGGCGCGGAAATCAAGGATGCGCTGGAAGATATCGCCGACAATCTTTTCAATCCCGATCCCTACTATCGTCAGGGCGGCGATATGGTACGTACAGGCGGACTCAGTTATACGTGTATTCCGCGTGCCTCCATCGGCAAACGGATCGAGAACTTACGAATCGACGAAATCCCGATGGACGCCGACCGGACCTACCGAGTCGCCGGCTGGGCATCGGTCGTCGAGACGGAATCCGCAGGCGCGCCGGTATGGGAACCGCTGCAGGACTATCTCATCCGGAGGGGCACGGTGAATATCAAGTCTGTCAACATCCCGAAGCTGCGCTAA
- the soxX gene encoding sulfur oxidation c-type cytochrome SoxX, with protein sequence MKPATALGLLVLGTALASACPAFADQAEKIAAGARLAQDVARGNCLACHAIPEDASAVTSANIGPPLVAIQARFPDRERLRRQIWDAGLTNPDTVMPPFGRHQILTPEEIELIVDYLYTL encoded by the coding sequence ATGAAACCCGCTACGGCGCTAGGATTGTTGGTTTTGGGCACTGCTCTCGCAAGTGCCTGCCCTGCCTTCGCGGACCAGGCGGAAAAGATAGCCGCAGGGGCGCGACTGGCCCAGGACGTGGCCAGAGGTAACTGCCTTGCCTGTCACGCGATACCGGAAGATGCCAGCGCAGTTACGTCTGCCAATATCGGTCCGCCGCTGGTAGCGATACAGGCGCGCTTTCCAGATCGTGAACGGTTGCGGCGCCAGATCTGGGATGCCGGGCTGACCAATCCGGATACGGTCATGCCACCGTTCGGAAGGCATCAGATTCTGACGCCCGAAGAGATCGAACTGATCGTCGATTACCTCTACACGCTTTGA
- the soxA gene encoding sulfur oxidation c-type cytochrome SoxA: MRRTNALKSFLMAGLALTCAAGQSFASPEQDRAVFIALYHEKFPTVPLENYVNGALMLSSDAKTQFDSIMGFPPFQGDIDRGRSLWETPFRNGKTFADCFTDGGRNVAGNYPYYDSGGDKVVTFEMEINRCLRANGEAEYRFNDKATMGIVTAYARTLSDGMRVDVRVEGAGALAKYEQGKKLYFTRIGQYNFACASCHMANAGKILRTEILSPAVGQTTHWPVFRGGDNLNTLHMRYRRCMEQMRASPFPAGSEELNNLEYFQSYLSNGLSMRASVYRK, encoded by the coding sequence ATGCGACGGACAAATGCCCTGAAAAGTTTCTTGATGGCCGGCTTGGCGCTGACATGCGCGGCCGGACAATCCTTTGCATCACCCGAACAGGATCGTGCAGTGTTCATCGCTCTCTATCACGAGAAATTTCCGACTGTGCCGCTGGAAAACTACGTCAACGGTGCATTGATGCTCTCCAGCGACGCCAAGACACAGTTCGACAGTATCATGGGATTCCCCCCCTTCCAGGGCGACATCGACAGAGGAAGAAGTTTGTGGGAAACGCCCTTCAGGAACGGTAAAACTTTTGCCGACTGCTTTACCGATGGCGGCCGCAATGTCGCCGGCAACTACCCCTACTACGATTCAGGCGGCGACAAGGTTGTCACGTTCGAAATGGAGATCAATCGCTGCCTGCGCGCTAACGGCGAAGCGGAATATAGATTCAACGACAAAGCGACAATGGGTATCGTCACCGCCTATGCTCGCACGCTCTCCGACGGCATGCGCGTCGACGTGCGGGTGGAAGGCGCCGGGGCGCTTGCAAAATATGAGCAGGGCAAGAAGCTTTATTTCACACGCATCGGCCAATACAATTTCGCCTGCGCTTCCTGTCACATGGCCAACGCGGGAAAGATTCTGCGCACCGAGATTCTCTCTCCTGCCGTCGGCCAGACCACGCATTGGCCGGTTTTCCGCGGCGGCGACAATTTGAACACATTGCACATGCGCTACCGGCGTTGCATGGAACAGATGCGTGCATCTCCGTTTCCGGCGGGCAGCGAAGAACTCAACAATCTCGAGTACTTCCAGTCCTATCTCAGCAACGGCTTGTCGATGCGTGCGTCGGTTTACCGCAAGTAA
- a CDS encoding pilin encodes MKAVQKGFTLIELMIVVAIIGILAAVALPAYQDYTARAKMSEAILAASACRTSITETVQSASALPGPGLWGCESSATLTPQVSKYVTSIKTSSKGEIQVKVTGINATSIDGMSIVLQPSQAPTSAVAPIVGAAVSSWLCGPDPANAKDIGKYLPGSCRASIAVYANDFASST; translated from the coding sequence ATGAAGGCCGTACAAAAGGGTTTTACCCTTATCGAACTGATGATCGTTGTCGCGATCATCGGTATTCTGGCAGCGGTTGCGTTGCCGGCATACCAGGACTACACCGCGCGTGCCAAGATGTCTGAAGCCATTCTGGCTGCGTCGGCCTGCCGTACCAGCATCACCGAGACCGTCCAATCGGCCAGCGCGCTGCCTGGTCCCGGTCTGTGGGGTTGCGAGTCGAGCGCTACTCTCACGCCTCAGGTCTCCAAGTATGTGACCTCGATCAAGACCAGTTCCAAAGGTGAAATTCAAGTGAAAGTAACGGGCATCAATGCGACCAGCATTGATGGCATGTCCATCGTTCTCCAGCCCTCGCAGGCTCCTACAAGCGCCGTGGCGCCGATTGTTGGAGCTGCGGTTTCCAGCTGGTTGTGCGGCCCGGATCCGGCGAACGCGAAGGATATTGGCAAGTACCTGCCGGGCTCCTGCCGTGCGAGTATAGCGGTGTACGCAAACGATTTCGCTTCAAGCACCTAA
- the tadA gene encoding Flp pilus assembly complex ATPase component TadA translates to MSTVFETKPQAGQNLAEMSHKLEFQKRLQAVTNKIHATTNIDEIMLELSQDICSLFEAERLTIYVLSEDRTSIISKVKTGLSSFKDLKLPINEQSIAGFVALSKKLINIRDVYDDSELRGYNPNLKFLKEVDKRTGFRTKQMLVAPVVDSGANELIGVIQVINSKSGQPFSTIAEEGAAHLGETLEIALRQRSRPAAMLRGKYDHLVTNAVLSAEEMELATRSARRKNLDIEDVLIDEFQVKSPAIGEALSQFFKVPYESFKQDRVKPLDLLKNLKRDYVESSLWVPIEDVKEGLIVLTTDPEKVRASKVVSNIFPKHKIVFKVCTHREFGATLDQFFGAESGDTSSIGELLSTMDEEGDEEGGGGADDASLAQDNELVKLVNKIIVDAYHQGASDIHIEPYPGKGKTEVRFRKDGTLQNYISVPASYRNAIAARLKVMCDLDISEKRKPQDGKIKFKKFGPLDIELRVATIPSAGGVEDIVMRILAAGEPIPIDKLGLSQRNVGILKATVSKPYGLFFVCGPTGSGKTTTLHSVLGYLNTPETKIWTAEDPVEITQKGLRQVQMNPKAGLTFAVAMRAFLRADPDIIMVGEMRDKETTSTGIEASLTGHLVFATLHTNSAPESIIRLLDMGMDPFNFADALLGVLAQRLAKRLCSKCKASHVATQEELKSILEEYTAELRNTDNWKRDPKAAYETVYREWVKMFADDKGQFTLYTPVGCDTCGGTGYKGRVGLHELLVGSDAVKKHIQEHARVAEIVATALAENMRTLKQDGIEKVLQGVTDMLQVRAVCIK, encoded by the coding sequence ATGAGCACAGTCTTTGAAACCAAGCCACAAGCCGGCCAGAATCTGGCGGAGATGAGTCACAAACTGGAGTTTCAAAAGAGACTCCAGGCGGTGACAAACAAGATTCATGCGACTACCAACATCGACGAGATCATGCTGGAGTTGTCGCAGGACATCTGCTCGCTGTTCGAAGCCGAACGACTGACGATTTACGTGCTCTCGGAAGACAGAACTTCGATCATCTCCAAGGTCAAGACCGGGTTGTCTTCATTCAAGGACCTCAAGCTGCCGATCAACGAGCAGAGCATTGCCGGATTCGTGGCGCTATCGAAGAAGTTGATCAACATTCGGGATGTTTACGATGATAGCGAGTTGCGCGGCTACAACCCCAATCTGAAATTCCTAAAGGAAGTCGACAAACGCACCGGATTCCGCACCAAGCAGATGCTGGTGGCGCCGGTTGTCGATAGTGGAGCAAACGAATTGATCGGCGTAATTCAGGTCATCAATTCCAAGAGCGGCCAGCCGTTTTCGACCATAGCCGAGGAAGGCGCGGCGCATCTGGGCGAGACGTTGGAGATCGCACTGCGTCAGCGCAGCAGACCGGCTGCGATGCTGCGCGGGAAGTATGACCATCTCGTCACGAATGCCGTGCTTTCGGCCGAGGAAATGGAATTGGCTACGCGGTCTGCGCGACGCAAAAATCTGGATATCGAGGACGTGCTGATCGACGAGTTCCAGGTCAAGTCCCCGGCTATCGGCGAAGCGCTTTCACAGTTCTTCAAGGTGCCCTACGAGTCCTTCAAGCAGGATCGGGTCAAACCGCTGGATCTGCTAAAGAACCTCAAGCGCGACTACGTGGAAAGCAGCCTCTGGGTTCCCATTGAGGACGTCAAGGAAGGGCTGATCGTACTTACGACCGATCCCGAAAAAGTGCGTGCGTCGAAGGTGGTAAGCAATATATTTCCGAAGCACAAGATCGTTTTCAAGGTCTGCACGCACCGGGAATTCGGCGCAACGCTCGACCAGTTCTTCGGCGCGGAGTCGGGCGATACCTCCTCAATCGGCGAATTGCTGTCCACCATGGACGAAGAGGGCGACGAAGAAGGCGGGGGTGGCGCGGACGACGCTTCGCTGGCCCAGGACAACGAACTGGTCAAACTGGTCAACAAGATCATCGTCGATGCCTACCATCAGGGCGCGTCCGACATTCACATCGAGCCGTATCCGGGTAAGGGCAAGACCGAAGTGCGTTTCCGCAAGGACGGTACTTTGCAGAACTACATCTCGGTGCCGGCCAGCTATCGAAATGCGATCGCTGCGCGCTTGAAGGTCATGTGCGACCTGGATATCTCCGAAAAAAGAAAACCGCAGGACGGCAAGATCAAATTCAAGAAATTCGGACCGCTAGACATCGAGTTGCGGGTGGCCACGATCCCTTCAGCCGGCGGTGTCGAAGACATCGTGATGCGTATTCTCGCAGCAGGCGAACCCATTCCGATCGACAAACTCGGCCTATCCCAGCGTAATGTCGGCATCCTCAAGGCAACGGTCAGCAAGCCGTATGGATTGTTCTTCGTCTGCGGTCCTACCGGTTCAGGCAAGACCACTACATTGCACTCCGTCCTCGGCTATCTGAATACGCCCGAAACCAAGATCTGGACGGCAGAGGATCCGGTAGAAATCACGCAGAAAGGCCTGCGGCAGGTCCAGATGAATCCAAAGGCCGGGCTCACTTTCGCGGTTGCGATGAGGGCTTTCCTGCGGGCCGACCCGGACATCATCATGGTCGGTGAAATGCGCGACAAGGAAACAACTTCCACCGGTATCGAGGCTTCGCTGACAGGCCATTTGGTGTTTGCAACCTTGCATACCAACAGCGCTCCGGAATCGATCATCCGTCTGCTCGACATGGGCATGGATCCATTCAATTTTGCCGATGCACTGCTGGGAGTTCTTGCCCAGCGGCTGGCAAAGCGGCTGTGCTCGAAGTGCAAGGCTTCGCATGTTGCGACCCAGGAAGAACTCAAGTCGATTCTCGAAGAGTACACCGCCGAACTGCGGAATACCGACAATTGGAAGCGCGATCCCAAAGCGGCATATGAGACTGTCTATCGCGAGTGGGTGAAAATGTTCGCGGACGACAAGGGGCAATTCACCCTTTATACACCCGTCGGTTGTGATACCTGCGGAGGGACCGGTTACAAGGGCCGCGTCGGTTTGCATGAATTGTTGGTCGGCAGCGATGCGGTGAAGAAGCATATTCAGGAGCATGCGCGTGTTGCCGAGATCGTTGCCACCGCGCTGGCGGAAAACATGCGCACGCTCAAGCAGGATGGTATCGAGAAGGTGCTGCAGGGTGTGACGGATATGCTCCAAGTCAGGGCCGTTTGCATAAAGTAA
- a CDS encoding O-antigen ligase family protein, whose amino-acid sequence MILAAVWMPGLAPRLYDDARYVELGLLAFVIPQLCRLAIADALTGAWLSMSVSFRFLVLLFLAGGTVAAVVSPAVNLGLLEIALTAQLIILVGVVACAVREGRVQAEMVLTVSVFAGAALCALKFWVIYILYAFEGKAFPWVSPFLEFANVRFFSQYQAYALFLAVIPMFIPNIGKGWRLLFFFVAANFWALHWMVGTRAAWLGLFVAVVVVPAFLRKGKLTWLRWHATAILAGAIIYLVFSHFVQVLPDIAPVPGVNSIVERGQGSIDERIALARTALQLVREHPLLGVGPGQFGLQPYPMNAAHPHNVPLQLLAEYGLIAGTAGIWLGALLFIFVIRTLREQPSGATDAIGPSLIAALLMGMTDSLFSGNLIMPQSQVLFCVIAGWIAGRSLPVGTTVYSGAVAFRTHRFAIVSTGLGAVAITTILALEYLPLARDLPAWLPRWNPHFWQYGRFYNW is encoded by the coding sequence TTGATTCTGGCTGCAGTGTGGATGCCGGGGCTGGCGCCCAGGCTCTACGACGACGCCCGCTACGTAGAACTCGGCCTGCTTGCGTTTGTCATACCCCAACTGTGTCGCCTCGCGATTGCCGATGCGCTCACCGGCGCATGGCTCTCCATGAGCGTTTCATTCCGCTTTCTGGTGCTGCTGTTCCTTGCGGGCGGCACGGTAGCAGCGGTAGTGTCCCCTGCGGTGAATCTTGGATTGCTCGAAATCGCATTGACGGCACAGCTCATTATCCTGGTTGGAGTCGTTGCGTGCGCAGTACGTGAGGGACGGGTACAGGCGGAAATGGTTTTGACTGTTTCCGTCTTCGCTGGTGCGGCGCTATGCGCGCTGAAGTTCTGGGTGATCTACATCCTTTACGCGTTCGAGGGGAAGGCATTTCCCTGGGTGAGCCCATTTCTGGAGTTCGCCAACGTTCGCTTCTTCAGTCAGTATCAGGCCTATGCTCTTTTTCTGGCCGTCATTCCGATGTTCATTCCGAACATCGGCAAAGGCTGGCGGCTTTTGTTTTTCTTTGTCGCGGCCAATTTCTGGGCGCTGCACTGGATGGTCGGCACGCGTGCGGCCTGGCTGGGGCTTTTCGTTGCGGTTGTCGTGGTGCCGGCGTTTCTCCGGAAAGGAAAATTGACGTGGCTGCGGTGGCACGCGACGGCGATTCTCGCCGGAGCAATCATCTATCTTGTTTTTTCCCATTTTGTCCAAGTCCTGCCGGATATCGCTCCGGTCCCCGGTGTGAACTCGATTGTCGAACGCGGGCAGGGCAGCATCGATGAAAGAATCGCGCTCGCCCGGACCGCGTTGCAATTAGTTCGGGAACATCCGCTGCTTGGCGTGGGCCCCGGCCAGTTCGGCCTTCAACCCTATCCGATGAATGCCGCGCATCCACACAATGTTCCGCTGCAATTACTGGCGGAATATGGATTGATTGCGGGCACGGCAGGAATCTGGCTTGGTGCCTTATTGTTCATATTCGTCATTCGGACACTGAGAGAACAGCCATCTGGAGCAACGGATGCAATCGGCCCCAGTCTCATTGCTGCATTGCTGATGGGAATGACCGACTCGTTATTCAGCGGCAATCTGATAATGCCCCAGAGTCAGGTATTGTTCTGCGTGATAGCAGGATGGATAGCGGGCCGGTCGTTGCCGGTCGGGACCACAGTATATTCGGGAGCCGTCGCTTTTCGGACGCACAGGTTCGCGATTGTTTCGACCGGACTGGGCGCGGTCGCGATAACCACGATTCTGGCGCTCGAATATCTTCCGCTGGCGCGCGACCTTCCGGCCTGGTTGCCGCGCTGGAATCCGCATTTCTGGCAATACGGACGCTTCTATAACTGGTAA
- the moaC gene encoding cyclic pyranopterin monophosphate synthase MoaC — MGELTHFNSAGQAHMVDVAAKQDSHRIAIAVGRIVMRPETLQKILQGTASKGDVLGIARVAAIQGAKRTSELIPLCHSISLSSVTIEFKVLVEDNTVECSARAETVGRTGVEMEALTAVSVALLTIYDMCKAVDRGMHIEGVRLMEKRGGKSGHWQAGPET; from the coding sequence ATGGGCGAACTCACTCATTTCAATTCCGCCGGCCAGGCGCACATGGTCGACGTGGCTGCAAAGCAGGATTCCCATCGCATCGCCATCGCGGTCGGCAGAATTGTCATGCGCCCCGAAACGCTGCAAAAGATCCTGCAAGGCACCGCCAGCAAGGGAGATGTCCTGGGGATTGCACGCGTGGCAGCGATCCAGGGCGCCAAGCGGACCTCCGAGCTTATTCCGCTTTGTCATTCAATTTCGCTGAGCAGCGTAACTATCGAATTCAAGGTACTTGTGGAAGATAATACGGTGGAATGCTCGGCACGAGCCGAGACAGTGGGCCGCACCGGCGTCGAGATGGAAGCACTCACCGCCGTCAGTGTCGCGCTACTCACGATCTACGACATGTGCAAGGCGGTGGACCGGGGCATGCATATCGAAGGTGTGCGGCTGATGGAAAAACGCGGCGGCAAATCGGGGCACTGGCAGGCAGGGCCGGAAACCTGA
- the soxZ gene encoding thiosulfate oxidation carrier complex protein SoxZ — protein sequence MADAMKIRAQLQGDVADVKVLMFHPMETGLRKDPVSGEVIPLHFIQRVVATHNGKTVMDAQWSQAVSKNPFVNFRIRGAKPGDKVTVNWEDNKGEKASIETTLN from the coding sequence ATGGCTGATGCAATGAAAATTCGCGCCCAGCTCCAGGGCGATGTAGCCGACGTAAAGGTATTGATGTTCCACCCGATGGAGACCGGGCTGCGCAAGGATCCCGTTTCCGGCGAAGTCATACCGCTGCATTTCATTCAGCGCGTAGTCGCCACGCACAATGGCAAGACGGTGATGGATGCGCAGTGGAGTCAGGCCGTGTCGAAAAATCCTTTCGTCAATTTTCGGATACGCGGCGCGAAGCCGGGTGACAAGGTCACGGTGAATTGGGAAGACAACAAGGGCGAGAAGGCGAGCATCGAGACGACGCTCAATTGA
- a CDS encoding GAF domain-containing protein, which yields MSEPTSTELFRRLEELNGIGISLSKVKDTNRLLEAILVAAKKITNADGGTLYRVDADKKLVHFEILRTDSLNIAMGGTTGVEVPFYPVRLFDDDGRPNNSMVVAYSVLRDETVNIADAYAAKGFDFTGTKSFDGKTGYRSESFLTVPMKNHEDEVIGVLQLINAKDRQNGATVPFSEADQRLAESLASQAAVALTNRQLINQLEGLFESFISLINAAIDDKSPYTGGHCQRVPMLTMMLAEAVNETDEGPLSGFRMTDKDRYELKIAGLLHDCGKVTTPVHVVDKATKLQTIFDRITLVDTRLEILKRDAEIARLKTKLNSPDNRAGEWERADRELKARLRQIEEDRQFLRFCNFGSEAMRAEDQQRVRDISKTYRWRDVDGNEANFLTADEVNNLTIRSGTLTQEERQIINHHIEVTIKMLESLPWPKHLKNVAEYAGGHHERMDGKGYPRGLSREQMSVQARVMGIADIFEALTAKDRPYKKGKTLTESLQILGKFKLNGHIDPDLFDIFVRKRVYLKYAEQFLDADQIDEVDEAALPGYHSR from the coding sequence ATGAGTGAACCGACCTCCACAGAACTGTTCCGCCGACTGGAGGAACTCAATGGGATCGGCATTTCGTTGTCGAAGGTAAAAGATACCAATCGCCTGCTTGAGGCGATTCTGGTGGCGGCAAAGAAAATCACGAATGCCGATGGTGGAACGCTCTACCGTGTGGATGCGGACAAGAAGCTCGTCCACTTCGAGATCCTGCGCACCGACTCATTGAATATCGCCATGGGTGGCACGACGGGAGTGGAGGTGCCGTTCTATCCGGTGCGGCTTTTCGACGATGACGGGCGGCCGAATAATTCGATGGTCGTCGCTTATTCGGTTCTGCGCGACGAGACGGTCAACATCGCGGATGCTTACGCCGCGAAGGGTTTCGATTTCACCGGAACCAAGAGCTTCGACGGAAAGACCGGCTACCGTTCGGAATCCTTTCTCACGGTGCCGATGAAAAATCATGAAGACGAAGTCATCGGTGTGTTGCAACTGATCAACGCCAAGGATCGCCAAAACGGCGCAACGGTGCCGTTCTCCGAAGCCGATCAGCGTCTCGCGGAATCCCTGGCGTCCCAGGCGGCCGTAGCGCTCACGAACCGCCAGTTGATCAACCAGCTGGAAGGATTGTTCGAATCCTTCATCAGCTTGATAAACGCCGCGATCGACGATAAGTCTCCCTACACCGGCGGACATTGCCAGCGCGTTCCCATGTTGACGATGATGTTGGCCGAAGCGGTGAATGAAACCGACGAGGGGCCTCTCTCCGGCTTCAGGATGACGGACAAGGACCGTTACGAACTGAAGATCGCCGGGTTATTGCATGATTGCGGCAAGGTCACAACCCCTGTTCACGTGGTGGACAAGGCGACCAAACTGCAAACTATTTTCGATCGCATCACGTTGGTGGATACCCGGTTAGAAATACTCAAACGCGACGCCGAGATCGCGAGATTGAAGACCAAGCTCAACTCGCCGGACAACCGGGCCGGCGAATGGGAGAGGGCCGACCGTGAATTGAAAGCACGGTTGCGCCAGATCGAGGAAGACCGGCAGTTCCTGCGCTTCTGCAATTTTGGATCCGAAGCGATGCGCGCGGAAGATCAGCAGCGGGTGCGCGATATCTCGAAGACGTATCGCTGGCGTGACGTCGACGGCAATGAGGCGAATTTCCTGACCGCCGACGAAGTCAACAATCTGACCATTCGTTCCGGAACCCTGACGCAGGAGGAGCGGCAGATCATCAATCATCACATCGAGGTGACGATCAAGATGCTGGAGTCGCTGCCCTGGCCCAAGCATCTGAAAAACGTCGCCGAGTATGCCGGGGGACATCATGAGCGCATGGATGGCAAAGGCTATCCACGAGGATTGAGCCGCGAACAGATGTCGGTGCAGGCGCGGGTGATGGGGATCGCCGATATTTTCGAGGCCCTTACCGCAAAGGACCGGCCTTACAAGAAGGGCAAGACGCTTACCGAATCGCTGCAAATCCTCGGCAAGTTCAAACTTAACGGCCACATCGATCCGGATCTGTTCGACATATTCGTGCGCAAGAGGGTCTATTTGAAGTATGCGGAACAGTTTTTGGATGCCGATCAGATCGATGAGGTAGACGAAGCGGCCCTCCCGGGTTATCACTCTCGGTGA
- the soxY gene encoding thiosulfate oxidation carrier protein SoxY: MNAQPLGRTLLRRNFLRTLAVGSAYVATFAAGWLHPVQLLAAEWNKVAFDARMLTDALKSIGATAAADSDQIQLKAPEIAENGAIVPVEIISRIPGTQTIYIIADKNPQPLVAIFDVTGGMEPFISTRIKMGESSKVRVLVKAAGKFYVATQEVKVTIGGCGG; encoded by the coding sequence ATGAATGCGCAGCCATTAGGAAGAACATTGTTGCGAAGAAATTTTCTGCGTACGCTCGCGGTCGGCAGCGCCTATGTCGCGACCTTTGCCGCGGGATGGTTGCACCCTGTCCAGTTGCTGGCTGCGGAATGGAACAAGGTGGCGTTCGACGCCAGGATGCTGACGGATGCTCTAAAGAGCATCGGTGCGACCGCCGCAGCCGATTCCGACCAGATCCAGCTAAAAGCGCCGGAGATCGCGGAAAATGGCGCGATCGTCCCCGTGGAGATCATCAGCCGGATTCCCGGTACGCAAACGATCTACATCATTGCGGATAAGAATCCGCAACCCCTCGTCGCCATTTTCGACGTCACTGGGGGCATGGAACCCTTCATTTCCACCCGGATCAAGATGGGCGAGTCGTCCAAGGTCAGGGTTCTCGTCAAGGCCGCTGGCAAGTTCTACGTTGCCACTCAAGAAGTGAAGGTGACCATTGGCGGCTGTGGCGGTTGA